A single window of Mycolicibacterium aurum DNA harbors:
- the pstS gene encoding phosphate ABC transporter substrate-binding protein PstS: MLAAGALLMSACGSDNNAPGGAASGESPTASGSQDCGGKNSVTAEGSTAQQNAVALFNQVWGQVCQGKNLSYNPTGSGAGREQFVAGNVDFAGSDSAIKEQQAAQAAQRCGGNPAWNLPLVFGPIAMAYNVEGVEGLVLNGDTLAKIFQGQITKWNDPAIAALNEGKTLPDSAITPIFRSDSSGTTDNFQKYLEAASGGAWTKGAGSEFQGGAGEGAQKSAGVAQAVQSTPGAIGYVEKGFADQAGIPYAQIDNGSGAVELSDESAGKAIDAAKFAAEGNDLTLDLASLYGTQEAGAYPLMLATYEIVCSNGYDAETAAAVKSFLTVAANDGQSGLSSAGYVPLPEKFKERLLTSIEAIGSTA, translated from the coding sequence ATGCTGGCGGCCGGCGCTCTGCTGATGTCTGCGTGTGGCAGCGACAACAATGCCCCGGGCGGCGCGGCATCCGGCGAATCGCCGACCGCAAGCGGATCGCAGGATTGCGGTGGCAAGAACTCCGTCACGGCCGAAGGATCCACCGCGCAGCAGAACGCCGTCGCATTGTTCAACCAGGTGTGGGGCCAGGTCTGCCAGGGCAAGAATCTGTCGTACAACCCCACCGGTTCCGGTGCCGGCCGCGAGCAGTTCGTTGCAGGAAATGTCGACTTCGCCGGATCCGACTCGGCGATCAAGGAGCAGCAGGCCGCTCAGGCGGCCCAACGGTGCGGCGGCAACCCGGCGTGGAACCTGCCACTGGTATTCGGCCCCATCGCGATGGCATACAACGTCGAGGGCGTCGAAGGACTCGTCCTCAACGGGGACACGCTGGCCAAGATCTTCCAGGGCCAGATCACCAAGTGGAACGACCCCGCGATCGCGGCGCTGAACGAGGGCAAGACGCTTCCGGACTCCGCCATCACGCCGATCTTCCGCTCGGACTCCTCCGGTACCACCGACAACTTCCAGAAGTACCTGGAAGCCGCCTCCGGCGGCGCATGGACCAAGGGCGCCGGCAGCGAGTTCCAGGGCGGCGCGGGCGAGGGTGCTCAGAAGTCCGCAGGCGTCGCGCAGGCTGTGCAGTCCACGCCCGGTGCCATCGGCTACGTGGAGAAGGGCTTCGCCGACCAGGCGGGGATCCCCTACGCGCAGATCGACAACGGCAGCGGCGCCGTGGAGCTGTCCGACGAGTCGGCGGGCAAGGCGATCGACGCCGCCAAGTTCGCCGCCGAGGGCAACGATCTGACGCTGGATCTGGCGTCGCTGTACGGCACGCAGGAAGCCGGCGCCTACCCGCTCATGCTGGCGACGTACGAGATCGTCTGCTCGAACGGATACGACGCCGAAACCGCAGCCGCGGTGAAGTCCTTCCTCACCGTCGCCGCCAACGACGGCCAGTCCGGGCTGTCGTCCGCCGGCTACGTCCCGCTGCCCGAGAAGTTCAAGGAGCGGTTGCTGACGTCGATCGAGGCCATCGGCTCGACCGCTTAG
- the pstA gene encoding phosphate ABC transporter permease PstA, with product MTSATLDPPVKVPTFQGVSARRKFTNNVATVLVTASVVIAIVPLVWVLYTVLARGIGIVTSSTWWTNSQAGMTAFQAGGGAYHAIVGSLLQAAICAVISIPVGVFVGIYLVEYGGGTRLGKLTTFMVDILTGVPSIVAALFIYALWVATLGFERSGFAVSLALVLLMIPVIVRSSEEMLRIVPMDLREASYALGVPKWKTISAIVVPTALSGIVTGILLSLARVMGETAPLLILVGYSQAMNFDVFGGFMGSLPGMMFDQTSAGAGANPVPTDRLWGAALTLVVLIALLNIGARFIAKFFAPKKV from the coding sequence ATGACCTCCGCAACGCTGGATCCGCCAGTCAAGGTACCGACCTTCCAGGGCGTCAGTGCCCGCCGCAAGTTCACCAACAACGTTGCGACCGTGCTCGTCACGGCGTCGGTGGTGATCGCGATCGTTCCGCTGGTGTGGGTGCTCTACACCGTGCTCGCGAGGGGCATCGGCATCGTCACCTCAAGCACCTGGTGGACGAACTCACAGGCAGGCATGACGGCCTTCCAGGCCGGCGGAGGCGCCTACCACGCGATCGTGGGATCGCTGCTGCAGGCCGCGATCTGTGCCGTCATCTCGATCCCGGTCGGTGTGTTCGTCGGCATCTATCTCGTGGAGTACGGCGGTGGAACACGGCTGGGCAAGTTGACGACGTTCATGGTCGACATCCTCACCGGCGTTCCGTCGATCGTGGCGGCGCTCTTCATCTATGCGCTGTGGGTTGCCACACTGGGCTTCGAGCGGTCCGGGTTCGCGGTGTCACTTGCGTTGGTGCTGTTGATGATTCCGGTCATCGTGCGCTCAAGCGAAGAGATGCTGCGGATCGTGCCGATGGATCTTCGTGAAGCCAGCTATGCCCTCGGCGTGCCGAAGTGGAAGACCATCTCGGCGATCGTGGTGCCCACCGCCCTGTCGGGCATCGTCACCGGCATCCTGCTGTCGCTGGCGCGTGTCATGGGTGAGACGGCACCGCTGCTCATCCTGGTGGGCTACTCCCAGGCCATGAACTTTGACGTGTTCGGCGGCTTCATGGGTTCGCTGCCCGGCATGATGTTCGACCAGACGTCGGCGGGTGCAGGTGCCAACCCCGTCCCCACCGACCGGTTGTGGGGTGCCGCGCTGACGCTCGTCGTGTTGATCGCCCTGTTGAACATCGGCGCCCGCTTCATCGCCAAATTCTTTGCCCCCAAGAAGGTCTAG
- the pstC gene encoding phosphate ABC transporter permease subunit PstC — protein sequence MTDKLDGTALTTPNPLDSGSGGALAAPFPEPTPISTDPSRSSKVRPGDRIFRGLAEGSGILIVAIIAAIGIFLLWRAIPALTRNEENFFLFGGNWVTTDTSAMQFGILDLLQVTVFVSVFALVLAMPVALGIAIYLTNYAHKRVAGPLAYLVDLLAAVPSIIYGVWGLYVLAPVIKPVAVWLNENLSWIFLFATGNASVAGGGTIFTAGIVLAVMILPIITAVTREVFIQTPRGQIEAALALGATRWEVVRTTVLPFGMSGYISGSMLGLGRALGETIALLIILRGTQTAFGWSLFDAGFTFASKIASAASEFNDQYKAGAYIAAGLVLFILTFVVNSLARAAVAGKDRSAS from the coding sequence ATGACCGACAAGCTCGATGGAACCGCATTGACAACACCGAACCCGTTGGACTCGGGGTCGGGAGGGGCGCTGGCCGCTCCCTTCCCCGAGCCGACTCCCATTTCCACCGACCCCTCGAGAAGTTCGAAGGTCCGGCCGGGCGACCGCATCTTCCGCGGATTGGCCGAGGGCTCAGGAATCCTGATCGTCGCGATCATCGCGGCGATCGGGATCTTCCTGCTCTGGCGCGCGATCCCTGCGCTGACGCGCAACGAGGAGAACTTCTTCCTCTTCGGCGGAAACTGGGTCACCACCGACACGTCGGCCATGCAGTTCGGCATCCTGGACCTGCTTCAGGTCACGGTGTTCGTGTCGGTCTTCGCGCTGGTGCTGGCCATGCCGGTGGCGCTCGGTATCGCGATCTACCTGACCAACTACGCCCACAAACGGGTCGCAGGTCCGCTGGCGTACCTGGTGGATCTGCTAGCCGCCGTGCCGTCGATCATCTACGGCGTGTGGGGTCTCTACGTGCTCGCGCCGGTGATCAAACCGGTGGCGGTCTGGCTGAACGAGAACCTCAGCTGGATCTTTCTGTTCGCCACGGGCAACGCCTCGGTGGCCGGCGGCGGCACGATCTTCACCGCTGGCATCGTGCTCGCGGTGATGATCCTGCCGATCATCACCGCGGTGACACGTGAGGTCTTCATCCAGACCCCGCGCGGCCAGATCGAGGCGGCGCTGGCGTTGGGCGCCACCCGGTGGGAGGTGGTGCGCACCACCGTGCTGCCGTTCGGCATGTCCGGCTACATCAGCGGCTCGATGCTCGGCCTCGGCCGCGCTCTCGGTGAGACCATCGCGCTGCTGATCATCCTGCGCGGCACGCAGACCGCGTTCGGTTGGTCGTTGTTCGACGCGGGCTTCACGTTCGCCAGCAAGATCGCCTCCGCCGCGTCGGAGTTCAACGACCAGTACAAGGCCGGCGCCTACATCGCCGCCGGCTTGGTGCTGTTCATCCTGACGTTCGTGGTGAACTCGCTGGCCCGCGCCGCGGTTGCCGGAAAGGACCGGTCTGCCTCATGA